A window from Synechococcus sp. RSCCF101 encodes these proteins:
- a CDS encoding DUF3050 domain-containing protein, giving the protein MTASPASLKNHPLAEEIRDRASLRLFMEHHVFAVWDFLALLKALQASLADAHHSGDPAVDGSGLAAINRIVAEEEADEAPDNPSGASRVSHLEIYLQAMNEVGADTGPIQRLMERLEAAEVGSLTSEDALRRLERLPIPQPSLRFLTNTFAMIHTGRASVMAAAFAHGRELLVPQLFQAILDRSLIPAQQAPGLHWYFRRHIAVDGDTHGPQSLALVQSLRRGSANEASLSEAAEQQALGARLALWNGIHQALLEARGKRQGCREIREHGQGESGL; this is encoded by the coding sequence GTGACCGCGTCGCCAGCGAGCCTGAAGAACCATCCCCTGGCCGAGGAGATCCGGGATCGAGCGAGTCTGAGGCTCTTCATGGAGCACCATGTCTTCGCCGTTTGGGATTTCCTGGCCCTGCTCAAGGCGCTCCAGGCCAGCCTCGCTGATGCCCATCACTCGGGTGACCCTGCCGTTGATGGGAGCGGGTTGGCAGCGATCAACCGGATCGTTGCAGAAGAGGAAGCAGATGAGGCTCCTGACAATCCTTCCGGTGCGTCCCGGGTCAGTCACCTGGAGATCTACCTGCAGGCCATGAACGAAGTGGGGGCCGACACAGGTCCGATCCAGCGGCTGATGGAGCGGCTGGAGGCCGCCGAGGTGGGGAGCCTCACCAGCGAAGACGCCCTGAGGCGGCTGGAAAGGCTGCCGATTCCACAGCCGTCGCTGAGGTTCCTGACCAACACCTTCGCGATGATCCACACGGGCCGAGCCAGTGTGATGGCCGCTGCCTTTGCGCATGGTCGGGAGCTGCTGGTGCCCCAGCTGTTCCAGGCGATCCTCGACCGCAGCCTGATTCCAGCCCAACAGGCGCCGGGTCTGCATTGGTACTTCAGACGGCACATCGCCGTGGACGGCGACACCCACGGGCCTCAATCCCTTGCCCTCGTGCAGTCGCTTCGCCGGGGATCAGCAAACGAGGCCAGTCTGAGCGAGGCGGCAGAGCAGCAGGCCCTGGGGGCACGGTTGGCGCTGTGGAACGGGATCCATCAGGCCCTGCTCGAAGCCAGGGGCAAGAGGCAGGGCTGTCGTGAAATCCGGGAGCACGGCCAGGGAGAATCAGGCCTGTGA